TTTAAGTGGAGGACAAAAAAGAAGAGTTGCTATAGCAGGCGTAGTTGCTATGGAACCTAGAGTTCTTATATTAGATGAGCCTACGGCAGGCCTTGATCCTAAGGGAAGAGATGATATCCTGGGAGAAATAAAAAGTCTGCAAAGAGAATATAAATTGACCATAATATTAGTATCTCATAGTATGGAAGATGTAGCTAAACTTGCAGATAGAATAATTGTAATGCACAATGGAAAGTGTATACTTGATGGGGCTCCGGTACAAGTTTTTAAGGAAATTGATACTTTGGAAAGTGTAGGACTTGCAGTACCTCAGGTGACCTATATGGTAAGAAAGCTTAAAAATGAAGGAATAAATATATCAGAAGACATATTTACTATAGAACAGGCAAAAGAAGAAATACTCAGATTACTAAATAAAGGTTAGGAGAGCTATGAAATGATTAAAGATATTACAATAGGCCAATATGTACCTGGTGATTCTTTTATACATAAATTAGATCCAAGAGTTAAGATATTAATATCTTTAATATACATCGTGGATTTATTTATAGTAAATAGTTTTAAAGGATACATATTTATAGTAGTATTTACCCTGATTTCAATACTTGTGTCCAAAGTGCAATTTACATATATATATAAAGGTCTTAAACCTATATTTATATTGGTTCTTATAACTGCAGTATTAAATATATTTATGACTGGAGGGGCTAATCCGCCCTTGTTTAAATGGAGATTTTTAGTAGTGTATAGAGAAGGTCTTATTATGGCTGCATTTATGGCATTAAGGCTTGTGTTTTTAATTATAGGAACATCGTTACTGACTTTGACTACTTCTCCTATTGAATTGACTGATGGAATAGAGAAACTTTTAAAGCCGGTAAGTAGAATAGGAGTACCTTCTCATGAATTAGCTATGATGATGACTATAGCATTAAGGTTTATACCTACTTTAATGGATGAGACAGATAAAATAATGAAAGCACAAATCGCAAGAGGAGCCGATTTAGAGTCGGGAAATCTTATACAGAAAGCTAAAAATTTAGTTCCTATTTTAGTTCCGCTTTTCATAAGTTCTTTTAGGAGAGCTGATGAATTAGCTATGGCCATGGAAGCCAGATGTTACAGAGGAGGAGAGGGCAGAACTAGAATGAAAGAGCTTAAATTAAGCAATAAGGACTTTATAGCTTCCTTATGCACCTTAGTGTTAGTCTGCATTTCCATATTGAGTAGAATATGGTGGGGCAAGTGAAAAATATAAAATTGGTTATAGAATATGATGGTACAAATTATTCTGGATGGCAGAGACAGTATAATGCTATTACTATTCAACAGAGATTAGAAGAGGCAATTGAAAAAGCTACAGGTGAATTTTCACCAGTTATCGGTTCTAGTAGAACAGATGCAGGTGTACATGCCAGGGGATTTGTATGTAATTTCTTTACTGCCAGTAAAATACCTATCTCAAATATTAAAATGGTGTTAAATACATTATTACCTGAAGATATAGCTGTATTGGATTCAAAAGAGGTAGATAGTAGTTTCCATTCTAGATATTTTACAACAGGCAAAGAGTATAGTTATACCATAGTAACAGGAGACAGACCACCAGTTATTGGACGGCAATATGTGTACTATTTTAGAAGAAAATTGGATATAGAAAAAATAAAGAATTCATGTGAGTATTTTATAGGGACTCATGATTTTTCTGCATTTAAAAAAAAAGGAAGTTCAGCCAGATCTTCTGTTAGAACTATAAAAAAACTGACTGTTTTAAAAGAAAAAAATTTAATTAAATTTAATATTGTTGGAGATGGATTTTTATATAATATGGTGAGAATAATAGTGGGTACTCTTTTAGAAGTAGGATTAGGAAGGTTTAGTGTAGAATATGTGGAAGATATTTTAGAATCTAAGGACAGATCAAAGGCAGGAAAGCCTGTACCAGCTAGAGGGCTCTGCTTGGAAAAAGTATTTTATTAGATTGACACGCCAGGAGCATTGTATTATAATATAAATGTTTGTATTTTGAGTATAAAGGATTCATTAGCCCCGGATCTTTATATAGAGAATAAGTATATTCAAGTTTTATAAATTTCATTTTTGTAAGATTAGAGATAAGAGAGGAGTTGAAAACCGTTAATCACATAACGGGAAAGCCATGAAATCATATATAGCAAAAGCTGAACAGATTGAAAGAAAATGGTATATTGTTGATGCTGCCGGAAGGCCCCTCGGAAGAGTGGCAAGTCAGGTTGCTTCAGTGTTAAGAGGTAAACACAAGCCTATATTTACACCACATGTGGATACAGGTGATTTTGTAATAGTAATAAATTCTGAAAAAGTACTTTTGACTGGTAAAAAATTAGATCAAAAGATGATGAGGCATCATTCATTATATCCAGGTGGATTAAAAGAAACTCCATATAGAGAAGCTTTAAATAAGAAACCAGAATTTGTATTTGAAGAAGCTGTAAGAAGAATGCTTCCAAAGGGAGTATTGGGAAGAAAGATGTTGAAAAAATTAAAAGTATATAGAGGTGCTGAGCATAATAATGAAGCTCAAAAACCAGAAGTATTGGAATTAAAATATTAGGGTAAAGCTGGAAGGAGGATGAAAAATGGCTAAAGTTCAATATTTTGGTACGGGAAGAAGAAAAAAGTCAATAGCAAGAGTTAGGCTTGTTCCAGGCGAAGGCAAGGTAACTGTAAATAAGAGAAGCATAGAAGAATATTTTGGATTAGAAACTTTAAGGGTTATAGTTAACCAACCATTGGTTTTAACTTCAACAAATGGAAAGTTTGATGTATTGGTAAATGTTCATGGAGGAGGATTTACCGGTCAGGCTGGAGCTATAAGACATGGAATATCAAGAGCTCTTTTAAAAGCAGATGAAAATTTGAGATTAGAACTTAAAAAAGCTGGATTTTTAACAAGAGACCCAAGAATGAAGGAAAGAAAGAAGTATGGATTGAAAAAAGCAAGAAGAGCGCCTCAGTTCTCAAAGAGATAAAGAAGATACATATGAATTATATGATTTATATCATACAATTCATTATCTTAGGTTCACAATATAAGAAATTAAAATTAAGAGGTTGTAATTTAGATTTTAATGATCTAAATTACAGCCTCTATTTTTTTGCGACATTGTAAATGAATTATATATGGAATTTCTTAATATATAAATTTAAATTGTTATTTAATTATAAAAATATATTAATAACTTTTAAATCCTTAGGTAAAAATATATATGTTGAAATAATTATAGGGAGTGAGTTTTTTGAGGGGAAAAAATATAGGCTTTGTATTTACTGTAACTTTAACGCTAATATTTATTTTTATATTAAATAATATATATACACCTTTGGGATTAAGTGGTAATAATATTGTTGAAGCTGTAGAGAAGGAGAGTATTACAGTACTCTTAGATCCTGGGCATGGGGGAATAGACAGTGGGGGTGTATCAAAAGATGGTATAATGGAAAAAGATATAAATTTAAAAATAAGTAATAAACTCAAGGACAAGTTATTGCAAAGAGGATATAAAGTGGTTATGACACGATATGAGGATAAAGGCCTTTATACAGATTGTGGAAGGATAAGGAAGAAGAAGATAGAGGATTTGGATAATAGGTGCAAGTTGAAAGAGGATTCTAAATGTAATATATTTATAAGTATACATTTAAATATGTTTCCTCAGTCTAAATATTATGGTGCTCAAGTGTGGTATTCTAAAAATGAAAATAGCAAAAGATTTGCTGGTATTCTTCAGAAGAATTTAGTTAATGATTTAGATAATAGTAATAATAGAAAAGAAAAAGCAGCTTTTGATTCCTATAAAGTATTAAGGTGCAAAGACAGTATGCCTTCAGTATTAGTAGAATGTGGCTTTCTATCTAACACTGAAGAAAAAAATAAATTGTTAAAGGATGAATATCAGGATAAAATAGCAGAATGTATAAAAAAATCTATTGATGAATATTATTCCTTAAATTAAGGACTAAGAATATTTGATTTGTGATTTAGGAAAAGTAAGACTGCAGTACTTAAATATAGGTAACTGCAGTTATTGAATTATATGCGAAAAGGATACTTACCAGGTCATATAGTGTAATTTAGCTTGTATTATTATGTTCCATATAATATTAAAAATAAAATATTTTATTCACAAATCCTCTTGATTGTAATAGTATTTAAAGAATATTGATATTTATCTTGCACTATGCTAACATTTAGGTAAAGAAATGGGTTTATACAATAGTAATAGTTCAGTAGTTTTGAGGTGAGTACCATAGACATTAAAATAAATAAGGACAGCAGTGTCCCGCTCTATTTACAAATTAAAAAACAAATAATAAATTTATTAAAAAGAAATATTTTAAAAGTAGGTGATAAGATGCCTACAGAAAGGGAATTATCTGACAAGCTTAAGGTAAGTAGAAATACCATAAGTACAGCTTATAATGAATTAGAACAGGAAGGCATCTTGAGATCCTATCAAGGAAGAGGAACTTTCGTTGAAGGAGAATTGAATGTTTGGAAAATTCAGAATATAAAACAAAAAATAATAAAATTTATAGATCTTGGATTTGAAGAAGCAGTAAGAATAGGAATGGATGTGGATGAATTTTTAGAAGTTATCACTCAAAGAGTAAGAGAAAAAAGAGATTTTATGAGTAAGGTGACTGCTATATATGTGGAGTGTAATATTGAACAAGCTGAAATATTTGGAAAACAACTTATGGAAAATACAGATATGAATATAATTTCTATTACACTTGAGGATATAAGTAAAGGTAGTAATGAAATTAATAAAGCTATAGAAAAAAGTCAGGTTATAATAACTACATTTAATCATGTCAGTGAAGTAACTATGTTAGCTAAAAAGTTTCAGAAAGAAATAATAGGAGTGTCAATAAATGTAGACTTAGAGACTATAGTTAAGATTGCAAGGTATCCTGAAGAAACCAAATTTGCATTTATTTGTATATCAAATGAATTCATGTTTAAGGCTAGGGGGGCACTTGAAAAGGCTGGACTTCACAATATAAATATGCAATTTACCAATACTATGAATAAGCAGGAGCTTTTAAAGATAATAAATAGTTCGGATGTATTAGTAGTATCCCCAGGGAGATATAAAGATGTTAAGTCATATGATGTAAATCATAAACATATAATGAAATTTTTATATAATGTAGATGATAATTCTATAAGGGATTTAAAATCAAAAATAATTGAGCTTAAATACAATAAATGATAATTTTAAGGATACTTTTATGTATTAAGCAAATATAATTATAATGTAATAGATTTATTAAGTTTAAAAGGTCATAGAGTGTAATAAGTTAAAATATAGAGGGGAATAGGTATGAAATTAAAAAATGAAAAATGGCCGGAAGAATATTTTTTTAAAACTAGAAATAAAATATTAAGTTATAATATTAAAAGTGCTGTGGATTATTTAAGAAAGGTGCCAGATCATAAAAATTTTTCGAAGAGACTTATGGCAGCAAAAGAGGATTTCATAACTTTAATACAACCAGGAATGGCTAACATACCAGAGGAACAGCTTGGAGCATTAAAATATTTACAAGATGAAGGCAGACCAGACCTACTTTTGGTCAGTATGCACAATAGCACAGCGCAAAATGAAAATGATAGCTCTTCAAATTTAAAATACTTTATTGAAGAATGTAAAGAAATATGTGAATCCGTTGATTTGCCTATTCAAGGTATATATAATACTTTTGATTGTAAGCTCCTAGCAGAAATAATTTGTTTATGTGGTTTTACATCTAGTCAAGGAGGAGCAATATCTCATAATATGCTTAATGCAGCAAATATACCTATAGAAAAATCTATTCTAGACTGGCAATATTGCGATAGATTAGTCGGATTTTATGAAGAACAGGGTATATCCATAAATAAGGAGACTTTTGGAGTGGCTAACTATCATGCTTTGATTCCTCCGAGTATTTCAAATGCAGTATCTATAATAGAAGGACTGCTTGCAGCAGAACAAGGTGTTAAGAATATAACCGTAGGAATAACACAAGGGGGAAATTTGATTCAGGATATAGCATCTATAAAAGCCTTAGAAGAACAGATAGAGGAATATATGAAAGATTATGGATATAAAGATGTTTATATAACTACATCATTTCATCAAAGTATGTTGAAATCTTCAAAGGATGAAGGGAAGAACTTTGGAATTACATCTGTAGGAACAGTTACAGCAGTTTTAGCAGGAGCTACAAAGGTTGTAATAAAGACCTCTAAATTAACTAAAGAAGTTAATAGTGCCATAATACGTGCTGCAAAAATGCCAGTAGATATTTTAGGTGGACAAAGGCTTGCCATGTCCAAGGAATTAGAAACAGAGGTAGTTATAATTAAAGCGGAAGTAAAGTGTATATTAGACAAGGTTTTAGAATTGGGAAGGGGAGATCTAGCTGTAGGAGTGGTAAAAGCTTTTGAAAATGGGGTCATAGATATTCCTGTGGCTTCTGATAGACATTATAATAAAGATGGAAGAATGACTTCTGCCAGAGATAACACAGGAGCAATAAGGTATATGAGATTTGGTAATATACCTTTTACACAAGAACTAAAAAATTTTAATAAGAGAAAGATGGAAGGTAAAAATAAATTTTAAAATAATCTGATCAACATATTAAGGGGGAACAGTGTTAAATTATGAGAGAGATACATATATCTGATATAGTAAAAGCTGTAAGGAAACTTTGCATAGATGCCAACTATTATCTTCCAGATGATGTTAAAGAAGAAATAAAAAAGTATGCAGAAGAAGAAAATTGGCCTATGGCAAAAGATATTCTGTATAAGATACTTAAGAATGTAAATATATGCAATAATGAAAATGTACCTATGTGTCAGGATACAGGAATGGCCTGTGTGTTTATAAAAATTGGGCAGGATGTTCACGTAGTGGGTGGAAGTATAGAAGATGCTGTAAATGAAGGAGTCAGGCAGGGATATATAGAAGGGTACTTAAGAAAGTCCATAGTTTGCGATCCTTTAAATAGGATAAATACTAGAGATAATACTCCAGCAGTAATATGTTATGAAATAGTTGCAGGAGATAAATTTAATATAACAGTGGCTCCCAAAGGATTTGGCTCGGAAAATATGAGTCAGATTAAAATGTTAAAACCAGCAGATGGAATAGAGGGAGTCAAGGATTTTATAGTAGATGTGGTGAAAGAGGCGGGAGCCAACCCCTGTCCCCCTATAGTGGTTGGCGTAGGTATAGGAGGTACCTTTGACAAGGCTGCCAATCTTGCTAAAAAAGCACTTGTAAGACCTTTGTCTTTAAGAAATAAAAATAAATTTTATAAAGATTTAGAAGAAGAGCTTTTAGTTAAAATAAATTCTCTTGGAATAGGTCCTCAGGGATTTGGAGGTAAAACTACAGCTCTTGCAGTAAATATAGAAACTTATCCCACACATATAGCGGGATTACCTGTGGCAGTAAATATAAATTGTCATGTTACAAGACATAAAGAAATGGAATTATAATATTTAGTGATGATAGGAGTTGAAAAAGTCGTTCAGTTGACGATGGGTATAGATGGAAAAAAATATTACATGTCCTTTAACAGAGGAAAAAGTTAAAAATTTGAAAGTGGGAGACAGTGTGTTAATATCTGGAACTATATATACTGCTAGGGATGCTGCCCATAAAAGATTGATAAAATTAATAGAGGAAGGTAAAGAGCTTCCTATAAATATAAAAGATTCCATAATATATTATGCAGGACCTACTCCTGAAAAACCAGGTAATATTATAGGGTCTGTAGGTCCAACCACTAGTTATAGGATGGATTCTTTTACACCTATGTTATTAGACAAAGGGTTAAGGGGAATGATAGGAAAAGGTCTTAGGTCAAAAGAGGTTATAGAATCTATAAAAAAGAATAGAGGCATTTATTTTGCTGCTATAGGAGGTGCGGCAGCAATTATAGCAAAATGTGTAAAAAAAGTGGAGATAGTAGCCTATGAAGATTTGGATTCAGAAGCTATAAGAAAATTGGAAGTAAAAGATTTTCCTGTAATTGTAGTGATAGATTCAGAAGGAAATAATTTATATGAGATAGGGAAAAAAAATTACTTAAACTTTAGTAGTTCTGAAATTTAAAATTTCAACATACGTAAAAAATACAATGGAATCTTAAAAAAATTCTGCCTATTTACGACATAAAGCTTGTAGAGATCCAACGAAAAAAGTATAATTATGAGTATACTACTAAGTCTTAAAATTTAGAAAAGGAGGTTAAGAATATATAAGAATTAACAATTCTTATTGGTGTATTATGGGTATTGATTTAACTGTAAATGATTTTAATGCTAAAGGTGGCATAAATAAAGGGCAAAATGATGATAATATAAATAAAAATGAAGTTGATAGTGATGTAGAGGGAGAACTTATTAAATCCATATATGTAAATTGTATTTCAGAAAATTATAATGGAATAGATGCAATTATAGATAAAGAATATACTAGAGATGATATTATTAAAGATAAAAAAGAAAGAGAATGTAGGAGAAAATGGCTTATAAAGGATTATTTGGCACCTCTGCTCTCTATGAAAGTTAACTATCCAGGAATTTGTAAGAATAATTGTGTAAGCTTTGGAATAATGAAGATATTTTGCAGTTTGATAATTGATGAATTTAAAGATAGAATAATGTATAAAGATTTACAAGTAACAAGTGAAGGTCCTATACTAACCCTAGTTATTAATGGGGATGTCTGTAGTATAAAGAGAAGGGTTATTGGTATAGAAGAAAATCACATCTTGGGAAAATATATTGATATAGAAGTATATAATAGTGATGGAACTAAGGTTAGCAGAAAGAATCTTGGATTTAAACCTAAGAAATGCTATATGTGTGATGAAGAACTTTCAGATTGCATAAATGATAAAAGGCATGATGTAAATGAAATGAAACAGTGTATAAAAAATGAACTTGATAAGTATTTAAGGAACAATGAATTTAAAAATTAAGTCATGTGGAAAATTTAATTTTTAAGTAAATGATTTAGTCTTTCAGGCAGATTTTTCTGAAGGGCTAAATTAAAGCTGTTTAGGAGGAAATATAAATGGCTTTTAATAGAAAAAAAACTATAAATTCCAATCCACCTAGTAAAAATACATTGAAGATAAAAGGTATAATATTTTGTATTTTGTGTATTATGGCGGGAGTTTTAATAATCAAAGTTTATTACGATAATAGATATAAGAACAGCAATAAAGATTCACAAAATATCACCACAGAGAATTCAGTCATAAAAAAAGCAGATACCAGTCAGACTGAAAGTGAAAATAACAGAAAATTGGAACAAAAATATAAAGAAGTGGAAAAGTCTTTTAGTAATAAACAGTATGTAGATACTATAGCTAAAGCAGATGAAATAATCCGTGAAGATAATACATTTTATAAGGCTTATAATATAAAAGGAATAGCATTATGTTATAGCAACAATTATGAAGAAGGAATGAATAATATAGATAAATCTCTTAATTTAAATCCTGATTTTGGATATGCAAGGTTTAATAAAGCTCTTGCCTATGAACTTTATGGAAAATATGAAGAAGCCCTTAATTGGTATGATAAAGCCTTAGAAGTAGAAAATTATATATGGAGTTATTATGGCAAAGCAAGTATATATGGAAGGCGTGGAGATGTTTCAGATACAGTAAAATTTCTAAAAATAGCTATAGATATGTCCCCGGATATTAAGGAAATAGCCAGAGAAGAAGAAGATTTTAATCCTGTGAAAGATTCACAAGAATTTCAGGATTTAGTAGAATAGCATATCTGTTTTATATAACATAATCTCAGGAGGAAAATAAATGAAGAAAGGTATACCAGCTTCTAAAGGTTATGCAATAGGTAGGATAGTTATAAAAGAAGAAAGTGGATTAAAAATTGAAAATACATATGTGTCAAATGTATCAGAAGAAAAAGCAAGATTTGAACGAGCATTGATTTTATCTAAAAAACAGCTTGAAAAAATAAAAACAAAAACTAAACATCAGTTGGGAAAGGGTAAAGCAGAAGTGTTTGAGAGTCACATTATGCTTTTAGAGGATATAGAATTTGCAGGGGCAATAGAATTAAAAATAGAAAAAGAACATATAAATGCAGAAAAAGCCGTTTATGATATAGTAAATTTGTATATGGAAACTTTCAAACTTATGAAAGATGAATATATAAGAGAGAGAGCAATGGATATAAAAGATGTAGGTGATAGAATACTTTCCAATCTAACAGGAAATATAACATCCTTAGGAAATTTGAGTAGTAATACAGTAATTGCAGCTCACGATCTAACACCATCAGATACAGTTCAGTTGGACAAAAATAAAGTAATAGCTTTTATTACGGATCTTGGTGGAAAGACTTCTCATAGTGTTATTATGGCGAAAGCCTTCCAAATACCAGCGGTAGTAGGTATGAAGGATATAACAAGTTATGTTAAAAATGGAGATTTGGTTATTGTAGATGGTGTAGAAGGGATAGTCATGGTAAACCCCAGCAAAGAATTAGTGGAAAAGTATAAAATTAAAATAGAAGAATATGGTATAGAAAAAGAAAAACTTAAAAGTATAATAAATTTAAAGACAGTTACAAAATCAGGAAAGCAGATAAAACTTTTAGGAAATATAGAGAGATGTGAGGATGTAGAGCAGGTCATAAAAAATGGTGGAGATGGTATAGGACTTTTTAGAACTGAATTTTTATATATGGATAGAGATGCTATGCCGCAGGAAGATGAGCAGTTTGAAGCATATAAGTATGTGCTTGAGAAGATGAAAAATAAGCCTGTAGTTATAAGAACGTTGGATATAGGTGGAGATAAAAAATTACCATACTTTCCTATGGAGGAAGAATGCAATCCTTTTTTGGGTTACAGATCCATTAGAATATGTCTTGATAGAAAGGATATATTTAAAGTTCAACTTAGAGCTCTTTTAAGGGCGTCAGTTTTTGGGAATTTAAAAATAATGTTTCCTATGATAAGTTCTGTAGGAGAATTTTTACAAGCTAAAGAAGTATTAAAAGAATGCATGGAAGAACTTGCTTTAGAAAAAAGGGAATTTAATAGGGAACTACAAGTTGGAATAATGGTGGAAGTACCTGCTGCGGCCATAAATGCAGATGAAATGGCCAAATATGCAGATTTTTTTAGTATTGGAACTAATGATTTAATACAATATACTCTAGCTGTAGACAGAGTAAATGAAAAGGTAGCCTATCTCTATGATCCAATGCACCCAGCAGTGTTATCTCTTATAAAGACCACCATAGAAGCTGCACATAAAAATAAAAAATTATGCAGTATGTGTGGAGAAATGGCATCAGATGAGAATGCAATTAAATATTTAGTAGAATGTGAATTAGATGAATTTTCCATGAGCCCTCAATCTATATTAAAAATAAAGCAATTTATTAAAAGTTATTGTTAAAAGTAGAGTTGGCATAGTTTTTAGCAGGAAAATATTATGATATAATTTAGTTAAGATATATGATAGGAATAATACCAGAGATTATATAAAAGGGGGATTACACGATGAAATTTAAAAAAGTGAATTTTCTAATATGCTTGTCTTTGATGGTTTTAGCTTTATCATTTACAGCTTGTTCTTCTGATAAAAATACTTCTTCTAATAAGGTAAATACTAATACTTCTTCTAATAACAATGATAAAAAGGTAAACTCAGATACCGCAGCTGTTGATACTAAGGATAAAGATAATGAACAAACAACACAAAATAATGGTTCTTCCTCAAGTGGTACTAAAAATACAAGTGGAATAAATTTTATAAAAAAACAATTGGATAGTAGTACGGAAATAACCTTTAATACTGATTGGAAAAATTCAGAAGATGGAAGTTATAGTGCTTGTATAGAGGGTAAGGGCAGTGAAGCCTTAGAAGAAGGTGTAGGAAAAATAATAATAAAAAGCGGACAAAATCTTTATAGTTATGAAATAGAGAATAATACTCAAATATCACCTAAATATGTAGAATGGGCTGATGGAAAAAACCTATTTGTAGTCGTAGCATCTTCCCATGGAACACTAGCAAAAGGGGGAGATTTGTATATGCTTAATGTAAATACAGGAGAAGTTTCACTTTTAATAAAGGATTCAAGTAAAAAACAACAGATAATGTCTGTACAAAAAGATGGAAATAATATAAATTTGAAAGTGAATATCTATGATGATGATGCATATAATGAATCTCATGTAGAAGATTGGGTTATTACTTCCTTTAATACAAGCTTAAGCGGTAAGATAGAAGTTAAAAATTCTGATGGGAAAGTAGTATATAAGATAAATGAATAAATCACAGAAAATATATAATAGGGCCTTAAATAAATATAATAACGGATATATAAATGCTGCCATAAAGTTATGTGAGGAAAGTATATCTATAGATATAAAAAATAAAGCATCAATTAATCTTAAAGGGCTTTTGTTATATTTAAAAGGTGATTTGGATAAGGCACAGAAGCTCTGGAAAATGAATTATCAGGTTAATGGGGATGAAGTTGCCCAAAAATATCTTGAGAGTTCAAAGAAAGATAATGAGAAAATTCAATTCTATAAAAAAGCTCTAGGATTGATTGAGAAATTTAAAATAGATGAGGCCTTAGTATTATTAGAAGAATGTACTGAAAGTGATTTTAATTACATCAATGTAAATAACTACAGTGCATTGTGCTATATGAAAAAAGGTCAATATGCTAAAGCTTTGGAGAAGATAAACAATGTACTTAAGCTGGATGTTAAAAATATTGAGGCTAAAGAAAATATAAAATTGCTTGAAAACATAGATATAATAAGCAAAAAAAATAATATTAAAAAAGTATGTTGTATTTCTTTTATTGGTATTTTAATAGCTTGTGGTATATTTCTAATTGTGAATAAGGGCAATAAATCAATTGTAGGGTTTATAAAATTTTTTAATATAGGAACCATGAAAGCACAAAATATAAATTATGAAAATAATAAAAAGATTGAAAATGTCAATGGAAAAATTGATAAAAATATAAAGAAAACTTTTCCTCTTGAGGATATGGGAAATTATATAAAAAATAAAGATTATGATTCTATGTATGTACAGGTTATGAACTGGAGGAGTGATAAACTGAACTCTAATGAGGAGAATTTGCTATCTGAGGCATATAAGCTTTTAACTACAGAAGGATGTGTTTATTTTTATAATTTAGGGTGTAACTATTTAAAAAATAAAGATTATAATAATGCAAAGACTTATTTAAAAAAATCCTATGAATTTGGAACAGGAAATGAATTATATCCTCATATAATTTATATGCTTGGAACTTCTTTCGATTTATCGGGAGATTTAAAAGGATCTATAAAATATTATGAAGAATATGATGGTAATTTTTCTGATGGAAGTTATGAAGAAACGGTGTTATATAGGCTTGCTGTCATATATAAAGATTTAAATATGGAACAATCTAAAAGCTATGCTAAAAAATTAGTAAACACTTATCCTGAATCTATTT
This genomic interval from Clostridium kluyveri contains the following:
- a CDS encoding fumarate hydratase, with product MREIHISDIVKAVRKLCIDANYYLPDDVKEEIKKYAEEENWPMAKDILYKILKNVNICNNENVPMCQDTGMACVFIKIGQDVHVVGGSIEDAVNEGVRQGYIEGYLRKSIVCDPLNRINTRDNTPAVICYEIVAGDKFNITVAPKGFGSENMSQIKMLKPADGIEGVKDFIVDVVKEAGANPCPPIVVGVGIGGTFDKAANLAKKALVRPLSLRNKNKFYKDLEEELLVKINSLGIGPQGFGGKTTALAVNIETYPTHIAGLPVAVNINCHVTRHKEMEL
- a CDS encoding Fe-S-containing hydro-lyase codes for the protein MEKNITCPLTEEKVKNLKVGDSVLISGTIYTARDAAHKRLIKLIEEGKELPINIKDSIIYYAGPTPEKPGNIIGSVGPTTSYRMDSFTPMLLDKGLRGMIGKGLRSKEVIESIKKNRGIYFAAIGGAAAIIAKCVKKVEIVAYEDLDSEAIRKLEVKDFPVIVVIDSEGNNLYEIGKKNYLNFSSSEI
- the citX gene encoding citrate lyase holo-[acyl-carrier protein] synthase — encoded protein: MGIDLTVNDFNAKGGINKGQNDDNINKNEVDSDVEGELIKSIYVNCISENYNGIDAIIDKEYTRDDIIKDKKERECRRKWLIKDYLAPLLSMKVNYPGICKNNCVSFGIMKIFCSLIIDEFKDRIMYKDLQVTSEGPILTLVINGDVCSIKRRVIGIEENHILGKYIDIEVYNSDGTKVSRKNLGFKPKKCYMCDEELSDCINDKRHDVNEMKQCIKNELDKYLRNNEFKN
- a CDS encoding tetratricopeptide repeat protein, with protein sequence MAFNRKKTINSNPPSKNTLKIKGIIFCILCIMAGVLIIKVYYDNRYKNSNKDSQNITTENSVIKKADTSQTESENNRKLEQKYKEVEKSFSNKQYVDTIAKADEIIREDNTFYKAYNIKGIALCYSNNYEEGMNNIDKSLNLNPDFGYARFNKALAYELYGKYEEALNWYDKALEVENYIWSYYGKASIYGRRGDVSDTVKFLKIAIDMSPDIKEIAREEEDFNPVKDSQEFQDLVE
- the ptsP gene encoding phosphoenolpyruvate--protein phosphotransferase; the protein is MKKGIPASKGYAIGRIVIKEESGLKIENTYVSNVSEEKARFERALILSKKQLEKIKTKTKHQLGKGKAEVFESHIMLLEDIEFAGAIELKIEKEHINAEKAVYDIVNLYMETFKLMKDEYIRERAMDIKDVGDRILSNLTGNITSLGNLSSNTVIAAHDLTPSDTVQLDKNKVIAFITDLGGKTSHSVIMAKAFQIPAVVGMKDITSYVKNGDLVIVDGVEGIVMVNPSKELVEKYKIKIEEYGIEKEKLKSIINLKTVTKSGKQIKLLGNIERCEDVEQVIKNGGDGIGLFRTEFLYMDRDAMPQEDEQFEAYKYVLEKMKNKPVVIRTLDIGGDKKLPYFPMEEECNPFLGYRSIRICLDRKDIFKVQLRALLRASVFGNLKIMFPMISSVGEFLQAKEVLKECMEELALEKREFNRELQVGIMVEVPAAAINADEMAKYADFFSIGTNDLIQYTLAVDRVNEKVAYLYDPMHPAVLSLIKTTIEAAHKNKKLCSMCGEMASDENAIKYLVECELDEFSMSPQSILKIKQFIKSYC
- a CDS encoding DUF4652 domain-containing protein is translated as MKFKKVNFLICLSLMVLALSFTACSSDKNTSSNKVNTNTSSNNNDKKVNSDTAAVDTKDKDNEQTTQNNGSSSSGTKNTSGINFIKKQLDSSTEITFNTDWKNSEDGSYSACIEGKGSEALEEGVGKIIIKSGQNLYSYEIENNTQISPKYVEWADGKNLFVVVASSHGTLAKGGDLYMLNVNTGEVSLLIKDSSKKQQIMSVQKDGNNINLKVNIYDDDAYNESHVEDWVITSFNTSLSGKIEVKNSDGKVVYKINE
- a CDS encoding tetratricopeptide repeat protein, with protein sequence MNKSQKIYNRALNKYNNGYINAAIKLCEESISIDIKNKASINLKGLLLYLKGDLDKAQKLWKMNYQVNGDEVAQKYLESSKKDNEKIQFYKKALGLIEKFKIDEALVLLEECTESDFNYINVNNYSALCYMKKGQYAKALEKINNVLKLDVKNIEAKENIKLLENIDIISKKNNIKKVCCISFIGILIACGIFLIVNKGNKSIVGFIKFFNIGTMKAQNINYENNKKIENVNGKIDKNIKKTFPLEDMGNYIKNKDYDSMYVQVMNWRSDKLNSNEENLLSEAYKLLTTEGCVYFYNLGCNYLKNKDYNNAKTYLKKSYEFGTGNELYPHIIYMLGTSFDLSGDLKGSIKYYEEYDGNFSDGSYEETVLYRLAVIYKDLNMEQSKSYAKKLVNTYPESIYNNSQINNLIN